Proteins encoded within one genomic window of Candidatus Methylomirabilota bacterium:
- a CDS encoding thiamine pyrophosphate-dependent enzyme: MADTTFTNATQILEPFKGVKKVTIEEYFTSGHRTCQGCESALVMKLMVKAAGPRTIVLGSTGCMYVANTTYYTTPWVVPWMHTQLGSSGSAALGTAAGLKALMKKGKMKSEPINVIAFCGDGGGADMGLGAISATLTHKEYNSLILLYDNESYANTDIQLSGSTPYGANTTFSPPGSVKRIIHTRWKKNTAGMLAAGHPECRYVATVDASYAVEMMNKVRKALTIGGPTFIHSLDPCPKGWDYDPMLSHELGELAVETGVFPLYEVEDGVVRHYGKTKAIVEGRPRKPVREYLLKQGRFAHFTEEDLEYFQAKVDEMWNKWEIPGVIPFWKERPGK; the protein is encoded by the coding sequence ATGGCCGATACGACATTCACGAACGCCACGCAGATCCTCGAGCCGTTCAAGGGCGTCAAGAAGGTCACGATCGAGGAGTACTTCACCTCCGGCCACCGTACCTGCCAGGGCTGCGAGTCGGCCCTGGTCATGAAGCTCATGGTCAAGGCGGCCGGCCCGCGGACCATCGTGCTCGGCTCCACCGGCTGCATGTACGTGGCCAACACCACCTACTACACGACCCCGTGGGTGGTGCCGTGGATGCACACCCAGCTCGGCTCCTCCGGCTCGGCCGCCCTCGGGACCGCGGCGGGGCTGAAGGCGCTCATGAAGAAGGGCAAGATGAAGTCGGAGCCGATCAACGTCATCGCGTTCTGCGGCGACGGCGGCGGGGCCGACATGGGGCTGGGCGCGATCTCCGCGACCCTCACCCACAAGGAGTACAACTCGCTGATCCTGCTCTACGACAACGAGTCGTACGCCAACACCGACATCCAGCTCTCGGGGTCGACGCCCTACGGCGCCAACACCACGTTCAGCCCGCCGGGCTCGGTGAAGCGCATCATCCACACCCGCTGGAAGAAGAACACCGCGGGCATGCTGGCCGCGGGCCACCCGGAATGCCGCTACGTGGCCACGGTGGACGCCTCCTACGCGGTCGAGATGATGAACAAGGTCCGCAAGGCGCTCACGATCGGCGGCCCGACGTTCATTCACTCGCTCGATCCGTGCCCGAAGGGCTGGGACTACGACCCGATGCTCTCGCACGAGCTGGGCGAGCTGGCGGTGGAGACCGGCGTCTTCCCCCTGTACGAGGTGGAGGACGGGGTGGTGCGCCACTACGGCAAGACGAAGGCCATCGTGGAGGGCCGCCCGCGCAAGCCGGTGCGGGAGTACCTGCTCAAGCAGGGCCGCTTCGCCCACTTCACCGAGGAAGATCTGGAATACTTCCAGGCCAAGGTGGACGAGATGTGGAACAAGTGGGAGATCCCCGGCGTTATTCCGTTCTGGAAGGAGCGTCCGGGCAA